One Choloepus didactylus isolate mChoDid1 chromosome 16, mChoDid1.pri, whole genome shotgun sequence DNA window includes the following coding sequences:
- the LOC119511626 gene encoding olfactory receptor 8K1-like, producing MNLMEKGNHTAVSQVTEFILMGITAHPGLKAPLFATFLVIYLVTVIGNLGVIFLTHLDSKLHTPMYFFLRHLSITDLGYSTVIGPKMMVNFVVSKNTISYNWCATQLATFEIFIISELFILSAMAYDRYVAICKPLLYVAIMAEKVCWVLVITPYLYSTFVSLILTIKLFTLSFCGSNIISYFYCDCLPLISILCSDTCELELIILIFSGGNLLSSLLIVLISYMFILVAIFRMNSAKGRYKTFSNCGSHLTVVVVFYGTLLFIYLQPKSSHTFDIDKMASVFYTLVIPMLNPLIYSLRNKDVKDALKRILTNQRKILT from the coding sequence ATGAACCTTATGGAAAAAGGCAATCATACAGCAGTGTCCCAAGTGACTGAATTTATTCTCATGGGTATTACAGCCCACCCTGGACTGAAGGCACCACTCTTTGCAACCTTTCTTGTAATATACTTGGTCACAGTGATAGGCAATCTGGGTGTGATTTTCTTGACCCATTTGGATTCCAAGctacacacacccatgtactttttccttagACATTTGTCCATTACTGATCTTGGATATTCCACTGTCATTGGCCCAAAAATGATGGTAAACTTTGTGGTGAGCAAAAATACTATTTCCTATAATTGGTGTGCCACTCAGCTGGCAACTTTTGAGATTTTTATCATCAGTGAACTGTTTATTCTATCAGCAATGGCTTAtgatcgctatgtggccatctgcaaacCTCTTCTCTATGTGGCAATCATGGCAGAGAAAGTGTGCTGGGTACTTGTAATTACTCCATATCTCTATAGCACTTTTGTGTCCCTAATTCTCACAATTAAGTTATTTACATTATCCTTTTGTGGCTCTAACATCAtcagttatttttattgtgattgtctgcctttaatttccatactCTGTTCTGACACATGTGAATTAGAATTGATCATTTTAATCTTTTCAGGTGGTAATTTGCTCTCTTCCTTGTTAATTGTTCTCATATCCTACATGTTTATTCTTGTGGCCATCTTCAGAATGAACTCAGCCAAGGGGAGGTACAAAACCTTTTCTAACTGTGGCTCCCATCTGACTGTGGTAGTTGTGTTCTATGGGACACTGTTGTTCATTTACCTGCAACCCAAATCCAGCCATACCTTTGATATTGATAAAATGGCCTCTGTGTTTTACACCCTGGTTATCCCTATGCTGAATCCATTGATCTACAGCCTAAggaacaaagatgtaaaagatgcTCTAAAGAGAATCTTaactaatcaaagaaaaattctcacttaa